The proteins below come from a single Carassius carassius chromosome 11, fCarCar2.1, whole genome shotgun sequence genomic window:
- the LOC132152779 gene encoding abl interactor 2-like isoform X9, whose protein sequence is MAELQMLLEEEIPAGRRALLDSFTNLERVAEYCESNYVQSPDKHAALEETKNYTTQSLASVAYLINTLANNVLQMLDIQASQLRRMESSINHISQTVDIHKEKVARREIGILTTNKNTSRTHKIIAPANPERPVRYIRKPMDYSTLDDIGHGVKVNTQNMKMGSLLRTTPPTQKPPSPPMSGKGTIGRHSPYRTLEPVRPPVVPNDYVPSPTRNMAPVLQQSPVRTASVNQRNRTYSGSSGSSHPSSHSSSRENSGSGSVGVPIAVPTPSPPSAFPGGPQFYSMNRPVPRQITPTVGGSLPYRRQASITGQISMPPSQLNGGPYYNQIQASVAPHPPSVLQITPQLPLTGFVARVQETISDEPPAPPPPPPSEEPVFEEIQNPVPPPEDYEEESSSVVEYSDPYAEEDPSWAPQTYLEKVVAIYDYTRDKEDELSFQEGAIIYVIKKNDDGWYEGVMSATAGLFPGNYVESIMHYTE, encoded by the exons TCTCCAGACAAGCACGCCGCTCTAGAGGAAACCAAGAACTACACCACTCAGTCCCTGGCCAGCGTGGCCTACCTCATCAACACACTCGCCAACAATGTGCTGCAAATGCTGGACATCCAGGCGTCCCAGCTGCGCCGAATGGAGTCCTCCATCAACCACATCTCTCAG ACGGTGGACATCCACAAAGAAAAAGTAGCGAGGCGGGAGATCGGCATCCTCACAACCAATAAGAACACCTCCCGCACTCATAAAATCATTGCTCCAGCCAATCCCGAGAGGCCAGTGCGTTACATTCGCAAACCTATGGATTACAGCACGCTGGATGATATCGGTCACGGTGTGAAG GTCAACACCCAGAACATGAAGATGGGCAGCCTTCTTCGCACCACACCTCCTACACAGAAACCACCCAGCCCCCCAATGTCAGGCAAAGGCACCATAGG GAGGCACTCCCCCTACAGAACTCTTGAGCCAGTGCGGCCTCCGGTGGTACCTAACGACTATGTCCCAAGCCCCACACGCAATATGGCTCCCGTTCTGCAGCAAAGTCCTGTGCGCACAGCATCTGTTAATCAGAGGAACCGCACTTACAG TGGGAGCAGTGGCAGCAGTCATCCCAGCAGTCACAGCAGCAGTCGTGAAAACAGCGGCAGCGGCAGTGTGGGTGTTCCCATCGCTGTGCCCACACCCTCTCCACCCAGCGCCTTCCCAG GTGGCCCTCAGTTCTACAGCATGAACAGGCCCGTCCCCAGACAGATCACACCCACAGTGGGAGGTTCGCTGCCATATCGGCGGCAGGCCTCAATCACGGGTCAGATTTCCATGCCCCCCAGCCAGCTGAATGGAGGGCCCTATTACAATCAGATTCAAG CCTCAGTGGCCCCCCATCCCCCCTCCGTACTGCAGATCACACCCCAGCTTCCACTGACGGGTTTTGTGGCTCGTGTACAGGAAACCA TTTCAGATGAACCTCCTGCACCTCCCCCACCTCCCCCTTCAGAAGAGCCGGTGTTTGAGGAGATCCAAAACCCGGTTCCACCTCCAGAAGACTATGAGGAAGAGTCATCTTCTGTGGTGGAGTACAGTGACCCTTACGCTGAAGAAGACCCATCCTGGGCTCCACAAACTTACCTGGAGAAAG TGGTGGCAATCTATGACTACACGCGAGACAAGGAAGATGAATTGTCTTTCCAGGAGGGGGCCATCATCTATGTCATTAAAAAGAATGATGATGGCTGGTATGAAGGTGTGATGAGTGCCACTGCAGGACTCTTCCCTGGAAACTATGTGGAGTCCATCATGCACTACACGGAGTGA
- the LOC132152779 gene encoding abl interactor 2-like isoform X4, translated as MAELQMLLEEEIPAGRRALLDSFTNLERVAEYCESNYVQSPDKHAALEETKNYTTQSLASVAYLINTLANNVLQMLDIQASQLRRMESSINHISQTVDIHKEKVARREIGILTTNKNTSRTHKIIAPANPERPVRYIRKPMDYSTLDDIGHGVKVNTQNMKMGSLLRTTPPTQKPPSPPMSGKGTIGRHSPYRTLEPVRPPVVPNDYVPSPTRNMAPVLQQSPVRTASVNQRNRTYSGSSGSSHPSSHSSSRENSGSGSVGVPIAVPTPSPPSAFPAATISTPSALTNSTQPSVTSSNLTQPSANPTSIPEPLPTHPDSTVSFLTPDKGSPPPQPPLDSAEASATSNTNSGTGGPQFYSMNRPVPRQITPTVGGSLPYRRQASITGQISMPPSQLNGGPYYNQIQASVAPHPPSVLQITPQLPLTGFVARVQETISDEPPAPPPPPPSEEPVFEEIQNPVPPPEDYEEESSSVVEYSDPYAEEDPSWAPQTYLEKVVAIYDYTRDKEDELSFQEGAIIYVIKKNDDGWYEGVMSATAGLFPGNYVESIMHYTE; from the exons TCTCCAGACAAGCACGCCGCTCTAGAGGAAACCAAGAACTACACCACTCAGTCCCTGGCCAGCGTGGCCTACCTCATCAACACACTCGCCAACAATGTGCTGCAAATGCTGGACATCCAGGCGTCCCAGCTGCGCCGAATGGAGTCCTCCATCAACCACATCTCTCAG ACGGTGGACATCCACAAAGAAAAAGTAGCGAGGCGGGAGATCGGCATCCTCACAACCAATAAGAACACCTCCCGCACTCATAAAATCATTGCTCCAGCCAATCCCGAGAGGCCAGTGCGTTACATTCGCAAACCTATGGATTACAGCACGCTGGATGATATCGGTCACGGTGTGAAG GTCAACACCCAGAACATGAAGATGGGCAGCCTTCTTCGCACCACACCTCCTACACAGAAACCACCCAGCCCCCCAATGTCAGGCAAAGGCACCATAGG GAGGCACTCCCCCTACAGAACTCTTGAGCCAGTGCGGCCTCCGGTGGTACCTAACGACTATGTCCCAAGCCCCACACGCAATATGGCTCCCGTTCTGCAGCAAAGTCCTGTGCGCACAGCATCTGTTAATCAGAGGAACCGCACTTACAG TGGGAGCAGTGGCAGCAGTCATCCCAGCAGTCACAGCAGCAGTCGTGAAAACAGCGGCAGCGGCAGTGTGGGTGTTCCCATCGCTGTGCCCACACCCTCTCCACCCAGCGCCTTCCCAG CTGCTACTATCAGCACACCCTCGGCTCTAACTAACTCCACTCAGCCTTCTGTCACTTCCTCTAATTTAACACAACCCTCAGCCAACCCCACCTCAATCCCTGAACCTCTTCCAACTCACCCCGACTCCACTGTGAGCTTTCTGACCCCAGATAAAGGCTCTCCTCCCCCTCAGCCACCCCTCGATTCAGCTGAAGCTAGTGCTACATCCAACACCAACTCTGGGACAG GTGGCCCTCAGTTCTACAGCATGAACAGGCCCGTCCCCAGACAGATCACACCCACAGTGGGAGGTTCGCTGCCATATCGGCGGCAGGCCTCAATCACGGGTCAGATTTCCATGCCCCCCAGCCAGCTGAATGGAGGGCCCTATTACAATCAGATTCAAG CCTCAGTGGCCCCCCATCCCCCCTCCGTACTGCAGATCACACCCCAGCTTCCACTGACGGGTTTTGTGGCTCGTGTACAGGAAACCA TTTCAGATGAACCTCCTGCACCTCCCCCACCTCCCCCTTCAGAAGAGCCGGTGTTTGAGGAGATCCAAAACCCGGTTCCACCTCCAGAAGACTATGAGGAAGAGTCATCTTCTGTGGTGGAGTACAGTGACCCTTACGCTGAAGAAGACCCATCCTGGGCTCCACAAACTTACCTGGAGAAAG TGGTGGCAATCTATGACTACACGCGAGACAAGGAAGATGAATTGTCTTTCCAGGAGGGGGCCATCATCTATGTCATTAAAAAGAATGATGATGGCTGGTATGAAGGTGTGATGAGTGCCACTGCAGGACTCTTCCCTGGAAACTATGTGGAGTCCATCATGCACTACACGGAGTGA
- the LOC132152779 gene encoding abl interactor 2-like isoform X11 codes for MAELQMLLEEEIPAGRRALLDSFTNLERVAEYCESNYVQSPDKHAALEETKNYTTQSLASVAYLINTLANNVLQMLDIQASQLRRMESSINHISQTVDIHKEKVARREIGILTTNKNTSRTHKIIAPANPERPVRYIRKPMDYSTLDDIGHGVKVNTQNMKMGSLLRTTPPTQKPPSPPMSGKGTIGRHSPYRTLEPVRPPVVPNDYVPSPTRNMAPVLQQSPVRTASVNQRNRTYSSGSSGSSHPSSHSSSRENSGSGSVGVPIAVPTPSPPSAFPGGPQFYSMNRPVPRQITPTVGGSLPYRRQASITGQISMPPSQLNGGPYYNQIQVSDEPPAPPPPPPSEEPVFEEIQNPVPPPEDYEEESSSVVEYSDPYAEEDPSWAPQTYLEKVVAIYDYTRDKEDELSFQEGAIIYVIKKNDDGWYEGVMSATAGLFPGNYVESIMHYTE; via the exons TCTCCAGACAAGCACGCCGCTCTAGAGGAAACCAAGAACTACACCACTCAGTCCCTGGCCAGCGTGGCCTACCTCATCAACACACTCGCCAACAATGTGCTGCAAATGCTGGACATCCAGGCGTCCCAGCTGCGCCGAATGGAGTCCTCCATCAACCACATCTCTCAG ACGGTGGACATCCACAAAGAAAAAGTAGCGAGGCGGGAGATCGGCATCCTCACAACCAATAAGAACACCTCCCGCACTCATAAAATCATTGCTCCAGCCAATCCCGAGAGGCCAGTGCGTTACATTCGCAAACCTATGGATTACAGCACGCTGGATGATATCGGTCACGGTGTGAAG GTCAACACCCAGAACATGAAGATGGGCAGCCTTCTTCGCACCACACCTCCTACACAGAAACCACCCAGCCCCCCAATGTCAGGCAAAGGCACCATAGG GAGGCACTCCCCCTACAGAACTCTTGAGCCAGTGCGGCCTCCGGTGGTACCTAACGACTATGTCCCAAGCCCCACACGCAATATGGCTCCCGTTCTGCAGCAAAGTCCTGTGCGCACAGCATCTGTTAATCAGAGGAACCGCACTTACAG CAGTGGGAGCAGTGGCAGCAGTCATCCCAGCAGTCACAGCAGCAGTCGTGAAAACAGCGGCAGCGGCAGTGTGGGTGTTCCCATCGCTGTGCCCACACCCTCTCCACCCAGCGCCTTCCCAG GTGGCCCTCAGTTCTACAGCATGAACAGGCCCGTCCCCAGACAGATCACACCCACAGTGGGAGGTTCGCTGCCATATCGGCGGCAGGCCTCAATCACGGGTCAGATTTCCATGCCCCCCAGCCAGCTGAATGGAGGGCCCTATTACAATCAGATTCAAG TTTCAGATGAACCTCCTGCACCTCCCCCACCTCCCCCTTCAGAAGAGCCGGTGTTTGAGGAGATCCAAAACCCGGTTCCACCTCCAGAAGACTATGAGGAAGAGTCATCTTCTGTGGTGGAGTACAGTGACCCTTACGCTGAAGAAGACCCATCCTGGGCTCCACAAACTTACCTGGAGAAAG TGGTGGCAATCTATGACTACACGCGAGACAAGGAAGATGAATTGTCTTTCCAGGAGGGGGCCATCATCTATGTCATTAAAAAGAATGATGATGGCTGGTATGAAGGTGTGATGAGTGCCACTGCAGGACTCTTCCCTGGAAACTATGTGGAGTCCATCATGCACTACACGGAGTGA
- the LOC132152779 gene encoding abl interactor 2-like isoform X14, whose protein sequence is MAELQMLLEEEIPAGRRALLDSFTNLERVAEYCESNYVQSPDKHAALEETKNYTTQSLASVAYLINTLANNVLQMLDIQASQLRRMESSINHISQTVDIHKEKVARREIGILTTNKNTSRTHKIIAPANPERPVRYIRKPMDYSTLDDIGHGVKVNTQNMKMGSLLRTTPPTQKPPSPPMSGKGTIGRHSPYRTLEPVRPPVVPNDYVPSPTRNMAPVLQQSPVRTASVNQRNRTYSGSSGSSHPSSHSSSRENSGSGSVGVPIAVPTPSPPSAFPVSDEPPAPPPPPPSEEPVFEEIQNPVPPPEDYEEESSSVVEYSDPYAEEDPSWAPQTYLEKVVAIYDYTRDKEDELSFQEGAIIYVIKKNDDGWYEGVMSATAGLFPGNYVESIMHYTE, encoded by the exons TCTCCAGACAAGCACGCCGCTCTAGAGGAAACCAAGAACTACACCACTCAGTCCCTGGCCAGCGTGGCCTACCTCATCAACACACTCGCCAACAATGTGCTGCAAATGCTGGACATCCAGGCGTCCCAGCTGCGCCGAATGGAGTCCTCCATCAACCACATCTCTCAG ACGGTGGACATCCACAAAGAAAAAGTAGCGAGGCGGGAGATCGGCATCCTCACAACCAATAAGAACACCTCCCGCACTCATAAAATCATTGCTCCAGCCAATCCCGAGAGGCCAGTGCGTTACATTCGCAAACCTATGGATTACAGCACGCTGGATGATATCGGTCACGGTGTGAAG GTCAACACCCAGAACATGAAGATGGGCAGCCTTCTTCGCACCACACCTCCTACACAGAAACCACCCAGCCCCCCAATGTCAGGCAAAGGCACCATAGG GAGGCACTCCCCCTACAGAACTCTTGAGCCAGTGCGGCCTCCGGTGGTACCTAACGACTATGTCCCAAGCCCCACACGCAATATGGCTCCCGTTCTGCAGCAAAGTCCTGTGCGCACAGCATCTGTTAATCAGAGGAACCGCACTTACAG TGGGAGCAGTGGCAGCAGTCATCCCAGCAGTCACAGCAGCAGTCGTGAAAACAGCGGCAGCGGCAGTGTGGGTGTTCCCATCGCTGTGCCCACACCCTCTCCACCCAGCGCCTTCCCAG TTTCAGATGAACCTCCTGCACCTCCCCCACCTCCCCCTTCAGAAGAGCCGGTGTTTGAGGAGATCCAAAACCCGGTTCCACCTCCAGAAGACTATGAGGAAGAGTCATCTTCTGTGGTGGAGTACAGTGACCCTTACGCTGAAGAAGACCCATCCTGGGCTCCACAAACTTACCTGGAGAAAG TGGTGGCAATCTATGACTACACGCGAGACAAGGAAGATGAATTGTCTTTCCAGGAGGGGGCCATCATCTATGTCATTAAAAAGAATGATGATGGCTGGTATGAAGGTGTGATGAGTGCCACTGCAGGACTCTTCCCTGGAAACTATGTGGAGTCCATCATGCACTACACGGAGTGA
- the LOC132152779 gene encoding abl interactor 2-like isoform X12, producing MAELQMLLEEEIPAGRRALLDSFTNLERVAEYCESNYVQSPDKHAALEETKNYTTQSLASVAYLINTLANNVLQMLDIQASQLRRMESSINHISQTVDIHKEKVARREIGILTTNKNTSRTHKIIAPANPERPVRYIRKPMDYSTLDDIGHGVKVNTQNMKMGSLLRTTPPTQKPPSPPMSGKGTIGRHSPYRTLEPVRPPVVPNDYVPSPTRNMAPVLQQSPVRTASVNQRNRTYSGSSGSSHPSSHSSSRENSGSGSVGVPIAVPTPSPPSAFPGGPQFYSMNRPVPRQITPTVGGSLPYRRQASITGQISMPPSQLNGGPYYNQIQVSDEPPAPPPPPPSEEPVFEEIQNPVPPPEDYEEESSSVVEYSDPYAEEDPSWAPQTYLEKVVAIYDYTRDKEDELSFQEGAIIYVIKKNDDGWYEGVMSATAGLFPGNYVESIMHYTE from the exons TCTCCAGACAAGCACGCCGCTCTAGAGGAAACCAAGAACTACACCACTCAGTCCCTGGCCAGCGTGGCCTACCTCATCAACACACTCGCCAACAATGTGCTGCAAATGCTGGACATCCAGGCGTCCCAGCTGCGCCGAATGGAGTCCTCCATCAACCACATCTCTCAG ACGGTGGACATCCACAAAGAAAAAGTAGCGAGGCGGGAGATCGGCATCCTCACAACCAATAAGAACACCTCCCGCACTCATAAAATCATTGCTCCAGCCAATCCCGAGAGGCCAGTGCGTTACATTCGCAAACCTATGGATTACAGCACGCTGGATGATATCGGTCACGGTGTGAAG GTCAACACCCAGAACATGAAGATGGGCAGCCTTCTTCGCACCACACCTCCTACACAGAAACCACCCAGCCCCCCAATGTCAGGCAAAGGCACCATAGG GAGGCACTCCCCCTACAGAACTCTTGAGCCAGTGCGGCCTCCGGTGGTACCTAACGACTATGTCCCAAGCCCCACACGCAATATGGCTCCCGTTCTGCAGCAAAGTCCTGTGCGCACAGCATCTGTTAATCAGAGGAACCGCACTTACAG TGGGAGCAGTGGCAGCAGTCATCCCAGCAGTCACAGCAGCAGTCGTGAAAACAGCGGCAGCGGCAGTGTGGGTGTTCCCATCGCTGTGCCCACACCCTCTCCACCCAGCGCCTTCCCAG GTGGCCCTCAGTTCTACAGCATGAACAGGCCCGTCCCCAGACAGATCACACCCACAGTGGGAGGTTCGCTGCCATATCGGCGGCAGGCCTCAATCACGGGTCAGATTTCCATGCCCCCCAGCCAGCTGAATGGAGGGCCCTATTACAATCAGATTCAAG TTTCAGATGAACCTCCTGCACCTCCCCCACCTCCCCCTTCAGAAGAGCCGGTGTTTGAGGAGATCCAAAACCCGGTTCCACCTCCAGAAGACTATGAGGAAGAGTCATCTTCTGTGGTGGAGTACAGTGACCCTTACGCTGAAGAAGACCCATCCTGGGCTCCACAAACTTACCTGGAGAAAG TGGTGGCAATCTATGACTACACGCGAGACAAGGAAGATGAATTGTCTTTCCAGGAGGGGGCCATCATCTATGTCATTAAAAAGAATGATGATGGCTGGTATGAAGGTGTGATGAGTGCCACTGCAGGACTCTTCCCTGGAAACTATGTGGAGTCCATCATGCACTACACGGAGTGA
- the LOC132152779 gene encoding abl interactor 2-like isoform X5 — protein sequence MAELQMLLEEEIPAGRRALLDSFTNLERVAEYCESNYVQSPDKHAALEETKNYTTQSLASVAYLINTLANNVLQMLDIQASQLRRMESSINHISQTVDIHKEKVARREIGILTTNKNTSRTHKIIAPANPERPVRYIRKPMDYSTLDDIGHGVKWLLRFKVNTQNMKMGSLLRTTPPTQKPPSPPMSGKGTIGRHSPYRTLEPVRPPVVPNDYVPSPTRNMAPVLQQSPVRTASVNQRNRTYSSGSSGSSHPSSHSSSRENSGSGSVGVPIAVPTPSPPSAFPAATISTPSALTNSTQPSVTSSNLTQPSANPTSIPEPLPTHPDSTVSFLTPDKGSPPPQPPLDSAEASATSNTNSGTGGPQFYSMNRPVPRQITPTVGGSLPYRRQASITGQISMPPSQLNGGPYYNQIQVSDEPPAPPPPPPSEEPVFEEIQNPVPPPEDYEEESSSVVEYSDPYAEEDPSWAPQTYLEKVVAIYDYTRDKEDELSFQEGAIIYVIKKNDDGWYEGVMSATAGLFPGNYVESIMHYTE from the exons TCTCCAGACAAGCACGCCGCTCTAGAGGAAACCAAGAACTACACCACTCAGTCCCTGGCCAGCGTGGCCTACCTCATCAACACACTCGCCAACAATGTGCTGCAAATGCTGGACATCCAGGCGTCCCAGCTGCGCCGAATGGAGTCCTCCATCAACCACATCTCTCAG ACGGTGGACATCCACAAAGAAAAAGTAGCGAGGCGGGAGATCGGCATCCTCACAACCAATAAGAACACCTCCCGCACTCATAAAATCATTGCTCCAGCCAATCCCGAGAGGCCAGTGCGTTACATTCGCAAACCTATGGATTACAGCACGCTGGATGATATCGGTCACGGTGTGAAG TGGTTACTTAGGTTCAAG GTCAACACCCAGAACATGAAGATGGGCAGCCTTCTTCGCACCACACCTCCTACACAGAAACCACCCAGCCCCCCAATGTCAGGCAAAGGCACCATAGG GAGGCACTCCCCCTACAGAACTCTTGAGCCAGTGCGGCCTCCGGTGGTACCTAACGACTATGTCCCAAGCCCCACACGCAATATGGCTCCCGTTCTGCAGCAAAGTCCTGTGCGCACAGCATCTGTTAATCAGAGGAACCGCACTTACAG CAGTGGGAGCAGTGGCAGCAGTCATCCCAGCAGTCACAGCAGCAGTCGTGAAAACAGCGGCAGCGGCAGTGTGGGTGTTCCCATCGCTGTGCCCACACCCTCTCCACCCAGCGCCTTCCCAG CTGCTACTATCAGCACACCCTCGGCTCTAACTAACTCCACTCAGCCTTCTGTCACTTCCTCTAATTTAACACAACCCTCAGCCAACCCCACCTCAATCCCTGAACCTCTTCCAACTCACCCCGACTCCACTGTGAGCTTTCTGACCCCAGATAAAGGCTCTCCTCCCCCTCAGCCACCCCTCGATTCAGCTGAAGCTAGTGCTACATCCAACACCAACTCTGGGACAG GTGGCCCTCAGTTCTACAGCATGAACAGGCCCGTCCCCAGACAGATCACACCCACAGTGGGAGGTTCGCTGCCATATCGGCGGCAGGCCTCAATCACGGGTCAGATTTCCATGCCCCCCAGCCAGCTGAATGGAGGGCCCTATTACAATCAGATTCAAG TTTCAGATGAACCTCCTGCACCTCCCCCACCTCCCCCTTCAGAAGAGCCGGTGTTTGAGGAGATCCAAAACCCGGTTCCACCTCCAGAAGACTATGAGGAAGAGTCATCTTCTGTGGTGGAGTACAGTGACCCTTACGCTGAAGAAGACCCATCCTGGGCTCCACAAACTTACCTGGAGAAAG TGGTGGCAATCTATGACTACACGCGAGACAAGGAAGATGAATTGTCTTTCCAGGAGGGGGCCATCATCTATGTCATTAAAAAGAATGATGATGGCTGGTATGAAGGTGTGATGAGTGCCACTGCAGGACTCTTCCCTGGAAACTATGTGGAGTCCATCATGCACTACACGGAGTGA
- the LOC132152779 gene encoding abl interactor 2-like isoform X7: MAELQMLLEEEIPAGRRALLDSFTNLERVAEYCESNYVQSPDKHAALEETKNYTTQSLASVAYLINTLANNVLQMLDIQASQLRRMESSINHISQTVDIHKEKVARREIGILTTNKNTSRTHKIIAPANPERPVRYIRKPMDYSTLDDIGHGVKWLLRFKVNTQNMKMGSLLRTTPPTQKPPSPPMSGKGTIGRHSPYRTLEPVRPPVVPNDYVPSPTRNMAPVLQQSPVRTASVNQRNRTYSGSSGSSHPSSHSSSRENSGSGSVGVPIAVPTPSPPSAFPGGPQFYSMNRPVPRQITPTVGGSLPYRRQASITGQISMPPSQLNGGPYYNQIQASVAPHPPSVLQITPQLPLTGFVARVQETISDEPPAPPPPPPSEEPVFEEIQNPVPPPEDYEEESSSVVEYSDPYAEEDPSWAPQTYLEKVVAIYDYTRDKEDELSFQEGAIIYVIKKNDDGWYEGVMSATAGLFPGNYVESIMHYTE, from the exons TCTCCAGACAAGCACGCCGCTCTAGAGGAAACCAAGAACTACACCACTCAGTCCCTGGCCAGCGTGGCCTACCTCATCAACACACTCGCCAACAATGTGCTGCAAATGCTGGACATCCAGGCGTCCCAGCTGCGCCGAATGGAGTCCTCCATCAACCACATCTCTCAG ACGGTGGACATCCACAAAGAAAAAGTAGCGAGGCGGGAGATCGGCATCCTCACAACCAATAAGAACACCTCCCGCACTCATAAAATCATTGCTCCAGCCAATCCCGAGAGGCCAGTGCGTTACATTCGCAAACCTATGGATTACAGCACGCTGGATGATATCGGTCACGGTGTGAAG TGGTTACTTAGGTTCAAG GTCAACACCCAGAACATGAAGATGGGCAGCCTTCTTCGCACCACACCTCCTACACAGAAACCACCCAGCCCCCCAATGTCAGGCAAAGGCACCATAGG GAGGCACTCCCCCTACAGAACTCTTGAGCCAGTGCGGCCTCCGGTGGTACCTAACGACTATGTCCCAAGCCCCACACGCAATATGGCTCCCGTTCTGCAGCAAAGTCCTGTGCGCACAGCATCTGTTAATCAGAGGAACCGCACTTACAG TGGGAGCAGTGGCAGCAGTCATCCCAGCAGTCACAGCAGCAGTCGTGAAAACAGCGGCAGCGGCAGTGTGGGTGTTCCCATCGCTGTGCCCACACCCTCTCCACCCAGCGCCTTCCCAG GTGGCCCTCAGTTCTACAGCATGAACAGGCCCGTCCCCAGACAGATCACACCCACAGTGGGAGGTTCGCTGCCATATCGGCGGCAGGCCTCAATCACGGGTCAGATTTCCATGCCCCCCAGCCAGCTGAATGGAGGGCCCTATTACAATCAGATTCAAG CCTCAGTGGCCCCCCATCCCCCCTCCGTACTGCAGATCACACCCCAGCTTCCACTGACGGGTTTTGTGGCTCGTGTACAGGAAACCA TTTCAGATGAACCTCCTGCACCTCCCCCACCTCCCCCTTCAGAAGAGCCGGTGTTTGAGGAGATCCAAAACCCGGTTCCACCTCCAGAAGACTATGAGGAAGAGTCATCTTCTGTGGTGGAGTACAGTGACCCTTACGCTGAAGAAGACCCATCCTGGGCTCCACAAACTTACCTGGAGAAAG TGGTGGCAATCTATGACTACACGCGAGACAAGGAAGATGAATTGTCTTTCCAGGAGGGGGCCATCATCTATGTCATTAAAAAGAATGATGATGGCTGGTATGAAGGTGTGATGAGTGCCACTGCAGGACTCTTCCCTGGAAACTATGTGGAGTCCATCATGCACTACACGGAGTGA
- the LOC132152779 gene encoding abl interactor 2-like isoform X6 produces the protein MAELQMLLEEEIPAGRRALLDSFTNLERVAEYCESNYVQSPDKHAALEETKNYTTQSLASVAYLINTLANNVLQMLDIQASQLRRMESSINHISQTVDIHKEKVARREIGILTTNKNTSRTHKIIAPANPERPVRYIRKPMDYSTLDDIGHGVKWLLRFKVNTQNMKMGSLLRTTPPTQKPPSPPMSGKGTIGRHSPYRTLEPVRPPVVPNDYVPSPTRNMAPVLQQSPVRTASVNQRNRTYSSGSSGSSHPSSHSSSRENSGSGSVGVPIAVPTPSPPSAFPGGPQFYSMNRPVPRQITPTVGGSLPYRRQASITGQISMPPSQLNGGPYYNQIQASVAPHPPSVLQITPQLPLTGFVARVQETISDEPPAPPPPPPSEEPVFEEIQNPVPPPEDYEEESSSVVEYSDPYAEEDPSWAPQTYLEKVVAIYDYTRDKEDELSFQEGAIIYVIKKNDDGWYEGVMSATAGLFPGNYVESIMHYTE, from the exons TCTCCAGACAAGCACGCCGCTCTAGAGGAAACCAAGAACTACACCACTCAGTCCCTGGCCAGCGTGGCCTACCTCATCAACACACTCGCCAACAATGTGCTGCAAATGCTGGACATCCAGGCGTCCCAGCTGCGCCGAATGGAGTCCTCCATCAACCACATCTCTCAG ACGGTGGACATCCACAAAGAAAAAGTAGCGAGGCGGGAGATCGGCATCCTCACAACCAATAAGAACACCTCCCGCACTCATAAAATCATTGCTCCAGCCAATCCCGAGAGGCCAGTGCGTTACATTCGCAAACCTATGGATTACAGCACGCTGGATGATATCGGTCACGGTGTGAAG TGGTTACTTAGGTTCAAG GTCAACACCCAGAACATGAAGATGGGCAGCCTTCTTCGCACCACACCTCCTACACAGAAACCACCCAGCCCCCCAATGTCAGGCAAAGGCACCATAGG GAGGCACTCCCCCTACAGAACTCTTGAGCCAGTGCGGCCTCCGGTGGTACCTAACGACTATGTCCCAAGCCCCACACGCAATATGGCTCCCGTTCTGCAGCAAAGTCCTGTGCGCACAGCATCTGTTAATCAGAGGAACCGCACTTACAG CAGTGGGAGCAGTGGCAGCAGTCATCCCAGCAGTCACAGCAGCAGTCGTGAAAACAGCGGCAGCGGCAGTGTGGGTGTTCCCATCGCTGTGCCCACACCCTCTCCACCCAGCGCCTTCCCAG GTGGCCCTCAGTTCTACAGCATGAACAGGCCCGTCCCCAGACAGATCACACCCACAGTGGGAGGTTCGCTGCCATATCGGCGGCAGGCCTCAATCACGGGTCAGATTTCCATGCCCCCCAGCCAGCTGAATGGAGGGCCCTATTACAATCAGATTCAAG CCTCAGTGGCCCCCCATCCCCCCTCCGTACTGCAGATCACACCCCAGCTTCCACTGACGGGTTTTGTGGCTCGTGTACAGGAAACCA TTTCAGATGAACCTCCTGCACCTCCCCCACCTCCCCCTTCAGAAGAGCCGGTGTTTGAGGAGATCCAAAACCCGGTTCCACCTCCAGAAGACTATGAGGAAGAGTCATCTTCTGTGGTGGAGTACAGTGACCCTTACGCTGAAGAAGACCCATCCTGGGCTCCACAAACTTACCTGGAGAAAG TGGTGGCAATCTATGACTACACGCGAGACAAGGAAGATGAATTGTCTTTCCAGGAGGGGGCCATCATCTATGTCATTAAAAAGAATGATGATGGCTGGTATGAAGGTGTGATGAGTGCCACTGCAGGACTCTTCCCTGGAAACTATGTGGAGTCCATCATGCACTACACGGAGTGA